One Bacteriovorax sp. PP10 DNA window includes the following coding sequences:
- a CDS encoding matrixin family metalloprotease has translation MKHTKKLAISILPLSLMAIFFVTTLISKAEAYSFTSDFKNGFYWASFPIKMNKFAAVASDSAMLESLANSAVAEWESAVGKDIWEMSAVQNTSSYSGNYIRWSDNFGTETGYDPSRTLAITIRYNQGTFFQSTVIILNGSISYLRQNYANSLRTTILHEIGHTIGLDHSSDSGAVMAASLGSVSRLQSDDIQGMNALMDETINRQATGYVSPLAASEKKVAACGSIEDISKNSGGSGGAMANFLGSLIVGMMFIAAIGKLEKSRRQKVFVRY, from the coding sequence ATGAAGCACACAAAAAAATTGGCCATTAGTATTCTCCCCCTCTCGCTAATGGCCATTTTCTTCGTCACAACTCTTATTTCAAAAGCGGAAGCATATTCATTCACATCAGACTTTAAAAATGGTTTTTATTGGGCAAGTTTCCCAATTAAAATGAACAAATTCGCTGCTGTTGCAAGTGATTCAGCGATGCTTGAAAGTCTTGCCAACTCAGCGGTTGCTGAATGGGAAAGTGCTGTTGGTAAAGATATTTGGGAAATGAGTGCAGTTCAAAATACATCAAGTTATTCAGGAAATTATATCCGCTGGTCTGATAATTTCGGAACTGAGACGGGATACGATCCTTCAAGAACTCTGGCCATCACTATTAGATATAATCAGGGAACTTTCTTTCAATCGACAGTTATTATTTTGAACGGAAGCATTAGTTATCTTCGTCAAAACTATGCCAACAGTTTAAGAACAACAATTTTACATGAAATTGGACATACAATTGGTTTAGATCACTCTTCAGATAGTGGCGCAGTTATGGCCGCAAGCTTGGGATCAGTTTCAAGACTGCAGTCTGATGATATTCAGGGAATGAACGCCTTGATGGATGAGACTATAAACAGACAGGCCACAGGCTATGTTTCACCTTTAGCAGCTTCAGAAAAGAAAGTAGCAGCTTGTGGATCGATTGAAGACATATCGAAAAACTCGGGTGGATCAGGTGGAGCAATGGCGAATTTCCTGGGATCTCTGATAGTTGGAATGATGTTCATTGCAGCGATTGGAAAGCTGGAAAAATCCAGACGCCAAAAAGTTTTTGTCAGGTATTAA
- a CDS encoding co-chaperone GroES, translated as MQLKPLQDRVVIQRLDEETKTAGGIIIPDSHTEKPSQGKILAVGTGYRLTDGSLRSLDVKVGDTVLFGKYSGTTVKVEGKDVLVMKEDEILGILN; from the coding sequence ATGCAATTAAAGCCATTACAAGACCGCGTTGTCATTCAACGTTTAGATGAAGAAACAAAAACAGCTGGTGGAATTATCATTCCTGATAGCCATACAGAAAAGCCGTCTCAAGGAAAAATCCTTGCAGTTGGAACTGGATATAGACTTACTGACGGCTCACTAAGAAGCCTTGACGTAAAAGTTGGTGATACTGTTCTTTTCGGAAAATACTCTGGAACTACTGTGAAAGTTGAAGGGAAAGACGTTCTTGTTATGAAAGAAGACGAAATTCTTGGGATTCTTAACTAA
- a CDS encoding OsmC family protein: protein MVTMTGVYEGDKHCAITHGPSGNVIHTDAPKDNNGRGEAFSPTDMVGAALGSCILTTMAIYGEKNGIDLKGSAFHVTKKMKMEPRQIHELAVELTLPAKLSAEERATLEKIAHTCPVTRSLSSEMNIPVVFHYKTF, encoded by the coding sequence ATGGTTACAATGACAGGAGTATACGAAGGAGATAAGCATTGCGCGATTACTCACGGCCCATCGGGGAATGTCATCCACACTGACGCCCCTAAGGACAACAATGGGCGCGGCGAGGCCTTCTCCCCTACGGATATGGTGGGCGCAGCTCTAGGAAGCTGCATTCTTACAACAATGGCCATCTACGGCGAAAAAAATGGAATAGATTTAAAGGGGTCTGCCTTTCATGTGACAAAGAAAATGAAAATGGAGCCAAGGCAGATTCATGAACTGGCCGTGGAATTAACGCTACCGGCGAAGTTATCTGCGGAAGAGAGAGCGACTTTAGAAAAAATCGCTCACACCTGTCCGGTTACAAGAAGTTTAAGTTCTGAAATGAATATCCCAGTAGTTTTTCACTACAAGACATTCTAA
- the groL gene encoding chaperonin GroEL (60 kDa chaperone family; promotes refolding of misfolded polypeptides especially under stressful conditions; forms two stacked rings of heptamers to form a barrel-shaped 14mer; ends can be capped by GroES; misfolded proteins enter the barrel where they are refolded when GroES binds) produces the protein MAKELKYSEDARTLILNGVNALANAVKVTLGPKGRNVVIQKSFGAPHITKDGVTVAKEIELENNFENMGAQMVKEVAQKTNEDAGDGTTTATVLAQAIYKEGVKLVSAGHNPMDLKRGIDAAVAAVVTKLKEMSKEVKTSEEIAQIGTISGNNDIEIGKLLAEAMSKVGNNGVITIEESKTAETELTVVKGMQFDRGYLSPYFVNNPEKMEVAFDNCSILITEKKVSNMKELLPLLEKTVQSGRQLLIIAEDIDGEALTTLVVNKLRGTLQVAAVKAPGFGDRRKEMLKDIACLTGATVISEELGMSLETSGVEVLGSAKRVTIDKENTTIVDGNGNKADIMARVGAIKTQIAETTSDYDKEKLKERLAKIDGGVAVIKVGAPTETAMKEKKDRVEDALHATRAAVEEGIVVGGGSALLHASVVLNDLKGRNEEENFGIRIIKRAIEEPLRQIATNAGLEGSVVVNEVKANKDPNFGFNARDEKFENLVAAGIIDPTKVVRSALQNASSVAGLMLTTETMIADIKSDAPAMGGGGMGGMGGMGGMM, from the coding sequence ATGGCTAAGGAATTAAAATACTCAGAAGACGCAAGAACTCTGATTCTTAATGGTGTAAACGCTCTGGCGAACGCTGTAAAAGTAACACTTGGACCAAAAGGTCGTAACGTTGTTATTCAAAAATCTTTCGGTGCTCCACACATCACAAAAGACGGTGTGACTGTTGCTAAAGAAATCGAATTAGAAAACAACTTCGAAAATATGGGCGCGCAAATGGTTAAAGAAGTTGCGCAAAAAACTAACGAAGATGCTGGGGACGGAACAACAACTGCAACTGTACTTGCGCAAGCAATCTACAAAGAAGGTGTTAAACTTGTTTCAGCTGGTCACAATCCAATGGACCTTAAGCGTGGTATCGATGCAGCTGTAGCTGCTGTTGTTACTAAACTTAAAGAAATGTCTAAAGAAGTTAAGACTTCTGAAGAGATCGCTCAAATTGGAACAATCTCAGGAAACAACGATATCGAAATCGGGAAACTTCTTGCAGAAGCAATGTCAAAAGTTGGAAACAACGGTGTTATCACAATCGAAGAATCAAAAACTGCTGAAACAGAACTTACTGTAGTAAAAGGTATGCAATTCGACCGTGGATACTTATCTCCATACTTCGTAAACAATCCAGAAAAAATGGAAGTTGCTTTCGATAACTGCTCAATCCTAATCACTGAAAAGAAAGTTTCTAACATGAAAGAACTTCTTCCATTACTGGAAAAAACTGTTCAATCAGGAAGACAACTTCTAATCATCGCTGAAGATATTGACGGTGAAGCACTAACAACTCTTGTTGTTAACAAACTTCGTGGAACTCTTCAGGTAGCAGCTGTAAAAGCTCCTGGATTCGGTGACAGAAGAAAAGAAATGTTAAAAGACATTGCATGCTTAACTGGTGCAACTGTTATTTCTGAAGAACTAGGAATGTCTCTAGAGACTTCTGGAGTTGAAGTTCTTGGATCTGCAAAACGCGTAACAATCGACAAAGAAAATACAACTATTGTTGATGGAAACGGAAACAAAGCAGACATCATGGCAAGAGTTGGAGCGATCAAAACACAAATCGCTGAAACAACTTCTGACTACGATAAAGAAAAACTAAAAGAAAGATTAGCAAAAATTGATGGTGGAGTTGCTGTAATTAAAGTTGGAGCACCTACTGAAACTGCTATGAAAGAAAAGAAAGACAGAGTTGAAGATGCATTACATGCAACTCGCGCTGCTGTTGAAGAAGGAATTGTTGTTGGTGGTGGATCAGCTCTACTTCACGCTTCAGTTGTTTTAAACGACCTTAAGGGACGTAACGAAGAAGAAAATTTCGGTATCAGAATCATCAAGAGAGCAATCGAAGAACCTCTAAGACAAATCGCTACAAACGCAGGTCTTGAAGGATCAGTTGTTGTTAACGAAGTTAAAGCTAACAAAGATCCTAACTTCGGTTTCAACGCTCGCGATGAAAAATTCGAAAACCTTGTTGCTGCTGGTATTATCGATCCAACTAAAGTTGTTCGTTCAGCACTTCAAAACGCATCATCAGTTGCTGGCTTAATGCTTACAACTGAAACTATGATCGCTGACATCAAGTCTGACGCTCCAGCAATGGGTGGCGGCGGAATGGGTGGAATGGGAGGCATGGGCGGAATGATGTAA
- a CDS encoding RDD family protein, with the protein MDRKYVLEKAIRVAKLTRLIAKAIDLFIVLCFSIWFFPLGIVLGVIYMSVCDGMSNGQSAGKKFMGFAVKSLEDGSPCSYKQSVIRNLPFTLPLLVASLPIVGWILGLILGIVLIGFELYLLYNLDSGHRLGDVMADTSVMANDDNFAGVKNRKTSWWTSDTPGSI; encoded by the coding sequence ATGGATAGAAAGTATGTCCTCGAAAAAGCGATACGTGTCGCAAAATTAACTCGCCTCATAGCAAAAGCAATCGATCTCTTTATCGTATTGTGTTTTTCTATTTGGTTTTTTCCCCTAGGAATTGTCCTGGGAGTTATTTATATGTCGGTGTGCGACGGAATGAGTAATGGGCAGTCTGCTGGAAAAAAGTTTATGGGATTTGCAGTGAAGTCTCTGGAAGATGGATCTCCATGTTCATACAAACAATCTGTTATTAGAAATCTTCCTTTTACTTTACCTTTACTCGTTGCTTCACTACCAATTGTGGGATGGATTTTAGGTCTTATTCTTGGTATCGTTCTCATTGGATTTGAACTCTATCTTCTTTACAATCTCGACTCAGGACACCGTCTTGGTGATGTCATGGCAGACACTAGCGTTATGGCCAACGATGACAACTTCGCCGGAGTAAAAAATCGAAAGACAAGTTGGTGGACTTCAGATACACCTGGGTCTATTTAA
- the gmhA gene encoding D-sedoheptulose 7-phosphate isomerase codes for MFALSSLQDAQKVLTSFIENKDNVEKINSAINMMVESYKNNGRMFSCGNGGSMCDAMHFAEELTGRFRKERAPLAAMAINDPSHLTCVSNDYGYDVVFSRYVEAWGNKGDVLLAISTSGNSPNVLLAAEAARKKGMKVIGLLGKDGGKLKNMVDVAIVVDSPVSDRIQEVHIKCIHIFIEGIERSMFPENY; via the coding sequence ATGTTTGCTTTAAGCTCACTTCAGGATGCACAGAAAGTCTTAACTTCATTTATTGAAAATAAAGACAACGTTGAAAAAATTAATTCGGCCATCAACATGATGGTCGAGTCGTACAAAAACAACGGTCGCATGTTCAGCTGTGGAAACGGCGGATCTATGTGCGATGCTATGCACTTTGCAGAAGAGCTTACTGGCAGATTTAGAAAAGAAAGAGCTCCTCTTGCCGCTATGGCAATCAACGATCCCTCTCACCTGACTTGTGTTTCAAATGACTATGGATACGATGTCGTATTCTCTCGTTACGTTGAAGCTTGGGGAAATAAAGGTGATGTCCTTCTTGCAATCTCAACATCTGGAAATTCACCAAACGTTTTATTAGCTGCTGAAGCTGCTAGAAAAAAGGGAATGAAAGTTATTGGGCTTTTAGGTAAAGACGGTGGGAAATTAAAGAATATGGTTGATGTAGCTATCGTTGTTGATTCACCAGTGAGTGATCGCATTCAGGAAGTTCACATTAAGTGTATTCACATCTTCATTGAAGGAATCGAAAGAAGTATGTTCCCAGAGAACTACTAA
- a CDS encoding tetratricopeptide repeat protein, with amino-acid sequence MKKLLPVLLLFLSACSTTPGNVSGDKVNKRALSSSEDDFKWVEGLDFDKKSEEKYRADKDEFDFSSSDESAHALVKESLASLPAAKLEEAVSNTNDPLMKINVKCYQGKFDEALKIADDQYSKYKNNTSYWNQLGTCYFLKSDFAKAILFYNKSRDLDAKFIPPVNNLGVVYQRQGKFQKALAAFKLAADLNTFSVTPTYNLAQLYLRFGTVGKALPIFQGLQKRSPKDVEVGSALASANLIKGDYQTAVDIYARFDKATLANPSVGLNYAVALKLLNRPQDAQTVLSNVSGPTTGAMGEYAQRVDKFVRN; translated from the coding sequence ATGAAAAAACTATTACCAGTATTACTTTTATTCTTATCAGCTTGTTCAACGACTCCGGGAAATGTCTCGGGTGATAAAGTTAACAAAAGAGCATTGAGCTCATCTGAAGATGATTTCAAATGGGTTGAAGGCCTGGACTTTGATAAAAAGTCTGAAGAGAAGTATAGAGCGGATAAAGATGAGTTTGATTTTTCATCATCTGATGAATCGGCACACGCACTTGTGAAAGAATCGTTAGCTTCACTTCCAGCAGCAAAGTTAGAAGAGGCCGTTTCAAATACGAATGATCCTTTAATGAAAATCAACGTTAAATGTTACCAGGGTAAATTTGATGAAGCGCTAAAGATCGCTGACGATCAATACTCAAAGTATAAAAACAATACGAGTTACTGGAACCAATTGGGAACGTGTTATTTCCTGAAGTCAGACTTTGCTAAAGCAATTCTTTTCTACAATAAGTCGCGCGACCTTGATGCTAAATTCATTCCACCGGTTAATAACCTGGGAGTGGTTTATCAGAGACAAGGAAAATTCCAGAAGGCACTGGCAGCGTTTAAACTTGCTGCTGACTTAAATACATTTTCTGTGACGCCAACTTACAACCTTGCTCAATTGTACCTTCGTTTTGGTACAGTTGGAAAAGCACTTCCTATTTTCCAAGGACTACAAAAGCGCAGTCCAAAAGATGTTGAAGTGGGATCTGCTCTGGCATCAGCTAATTTAATTAAAGGTGATTACCAAACAGCAGTAGATATCTATGCACGATTCGATAAAGCAACATTAGCGAATCCATCAGTAGGTCTGAACTATGCCGTGGCCTTGAAACTGTTAAACCGTCCGCAAGACGCTCAGACAGTACTATCAAACGTATCTGGACCAACAACAGGTGCGATGGGCGAATATGCACAAAGAGTTGATAAATTTGTAAGGAATTAA
- the polA gene encoding DNA polymerase I, whose translation MSKKRLIIVDVSNFIFRAFYAIRPMHSPEGVPTNAVYGMLTMLMKLLSDHRPTHVFLARDTKGGSFRNTLYDQYKANRTAPPEDLIPQFALIDQLIQKMNLPTFSMDNYEADDIIGSACVQWKEQFDEIFIASGDKDLMQFVHGNTKLLDTMKDKIYSPDDVEIKMGVRPEQIVDYLSIVGDTSDNIPGMKGIGAVGAAKLLKEYGTFDNIVANVDKLKGKKTIEAFTEHLELGILSKKLVQIYTEIELGHTPEETAVSFYPTQELSDYLKDLGFKTILTKLQDMRFQHHMGREMDKRVDGTPDAGPIDSPLFHQTKSSPVTIIEVNEHNFDEVLSEALATKQVSIHNCYDTDDIYARKITRIYFAYNDTHAYTVESNLVESALKKLWNDPEVEIVGESLKRDYVYSLVNNIGFTAKKFDVGLAHFNTDSVSRHDLDVMMKEYLNMEPGEDENQANGERAYALLVIAKILKEKMETLKVLDIYNSIDLNIIPVLAKMEKEGISLNANYLREFEVELSTEIERIEKEIFRIAETEINLNSPKQVGVLLFEKLQLPPVKKTKTGYSTDAEVLEELDGMNLSEVPGLLLTHREYGKILSTYVKALPELVNPETKRIHTNFNLTVAQTGRLSSTNPNLQNIPVRSPMGEKVRKAFIAKPGKILLSADYSQVELRLLAHFSEDPTMLKSFQDNVDIHTQTASEVMDIPVTQVTSVERSMAKTVNFGLMYGQSSFGLASTLKISRTEAKQYIDKYFARFSSIKTFLDTLKDKAEQTGYAETFHGRKRFLPDIHSQNRTIKAQAERMAINSPIQGTAADIIKIAMINIDRQMTEQNLKSKMLLQVHDELIFEVVEEELAVMKELVRAGMENVVELRVPLKVDMGIGINWYDLK comes from the coding sequence ATGTCAAAAAAGCGTTTGATTATCGTCGACGTCTCTAATTTTATATTCCGTGCATTCTATGCCATTCGTCCTATGCATTCGCCAGAAGGTGTTCCAACGAACGCTGTTTATGGAATGCTGACAATGCTGATGAAACTTTTATCTGATCACAGACCAACTCACGTTTTTCTTGCAAGAGATACGAAAGGTGGATCTTTTAGAAATACACTTTACGATCAGTATAAGGCCAACAGAACGGCACCTCCTGAAGATTTAATTCCTCAGTTTGCGCTGATTGATCAGTTAATTCAGAAAATGAATCTTCCCACTTTTTCAATGGATAACTACGAAGCCGATGATATTATCGGATCAGCTTGTGTGCAGTGGAAAGAGCAGTTTGACGAAATTTTTATCGCTTCAGGTGATAAGGATTTAATGCAATTTGTTCACGGGAATACAAAACTTCTCGATACGATGAAAGATAAAATCTATTCACCGGACGACGTTGAAATAAAAATGGGCGTTCGACCTGAGCAGATCGTAGATTACTTATCAATCGTTGGAGATACATCGGATAACATTCCGGGGATGAAAGGGATCGGTGCCGTTGGTGCTGCAAAACTTTTAAAAGAATACGGAACATTCGATAACATCGTAGCTAACGTTGATAAACTAAAAGGTAAAAAAACGATTGAAGCTTTTACTGAGCATTTAGAGCTTGGGATTCTTTCAAAAAAATTAGTTCAAATTTATACGGAAATCGAGTTAGGCCATACGCCAGAAGAAACGGCCGTTTCTTTTTATCCAACTCAAGAACTTTCTGATTACTTAAAAGACTTAGGTTTCAAAACGATTTTAACAAAACTTCAGGACATGCGTTTTCAACATCACATGGGCCGTGAAATGGATAAACGTGTTGATGGAACTCCTGATGCAGGGCCAATTGATAGTCCATTATTTCATCAGACAAAGTCTTCTCCAGTGACAATTATCGAAGTGAATGAACATAACTTTGATGAAGTTTTAAGTGAAGCACTGGCGACAAAACAAGTTTCAATTCATAACTGCTATGACACTGACGATATCTACGCGAGAAAAATCACGCGTATTTATTTTGCTTACAACGACACTCACGCTTACACGGTGGAGAGTAATCTAGTTGAAAGTGCTTTAAAGAAACTTTGGAATGACCCTGAAGTGGAAATTGTAGGGGAGAGTTTAAAACGTGATTACGTTTACTCACTTGTCAATAATATCGGATTTACAGCAAAGAAATTTGACGTAGGTCTTGCTCACTTCAATACCGATTCTGTCTCTCGTCACGACCTAGATGTCATGATGAAAGAATACTTGAATATGGAACCAGGTGAAGATGAAAATCAAGCTAATGGAGAGCGTGCTTACGCCCTTCTAGTAATTGCAAAAATTCTAAAAGAAAAAATGGAAACATTGAAAGTTTTAGATATTTATAACTCGATTGATTTAAATATCATTCCGGTTTTAGCGAAGATGGAAAAAGAGGGGATTTCTCTTAACGCCAATTACCTTCGCGAATTTGAAGTTGAACTATCAACTGAAATTGAAAGAATTGAAAAAGAGATTTTCCGTATTGCTGAAACAGAAATCAACCTGAATTCACCGAAACAAGTAGGAGTTCTTTTATTTGAAAAACTACAGCTTCCTCCTGTTAAAAAAACAAAAACAGGTTACTCAACTGACGCCGAAGTTTTAGAAGAATTAGATGGAATGAATTTAAGTGAAGTCCCTGGACTACTACTTACTCACCGTGAATACGGAAAAATTCTTTCAACTTATGTAAAGGCGCTACCTGAACTGGTAAATCCTGAAACAAAAAGAATTCATACAAACTTCAACTTAACAGTGGCGCAAACTGGAAGACTTTCTTCAACAAACCCGAACCTTCAAAACATCCCAGTGAGAAGTCCTATGGGTGAAAAAGTGAGAAAGGCCTTCATCGCAAAACCAGGTAAAATTCTGCTTTCGGCCGATTATTCTCAAGTAGAACTTCGCCTTCTTGCTCATTTTTCTGAAGACCCGACAATGCTAAAATCCTTCCAGGACAATGTCGATATTCACACTCAGACAGCTTCTGAGGTGATGGACATTCCTGTAACTCAAGTGACGAGCGTCGAGCGATCAATGGCAAAAACAGTTAACTTTGGACTTATGTACGGACAGTCTTCATTTGGACTTGCTTCGACATTAAAGATTTCAAGAACTGAAGCAAAACAATATATCGATAAATACTTTGCGCGCTTTAGTTCAATTAAAACATTCCTGGATACACTGAAAGATAAAGCGGAACAAACTGGTTACGCAGAAACTTTCCACGGAAGAAAAAGATTTCTTCCAGATATCCATTCACAAAATAGAACGATTAAAGCTCAAGCAGAAAGAATGGCGATCAACAGTCCTATTCAGGGAACTGCAGCTGATATTATTAAAATCGCCATGATCAATATCGACCGTCAGATGACAGAACAAAATCTGAAATCAAAAATGCTTCTTCAGGTACACGATGAACTTATCTTTGAAGTCGTAGAAGAAGAATTAGCGGTGATGAAAGAGCTGGTACGCGCAGGTATGGAAAATGTTGTCGAACTGCGCGTACCACTTAAAGTTGATATGGGAATCGGGATTAACTGGTACGATCTGAAATAA
- the trxA gene encoding thioredoxin — MGSVNKTDVAHFETDVLKSDKPVLVDFWAEWCGPCRVLGPILDDVAKELGEKAQIVKVNVDDNPELAQKYGIRGIPTMIFFKNGQAAKTLVGVQAKDEIKKSLEEMA, encoded by the coding sequence ATGGGTTCAGTAAATAAGACAGACGTAGCGCATTTCGAAACAGACGTATTAAAATCAGACAAACCAGTTCTAGTAGATTTTTGGGCTGAGTGGTGCGGACCATGTCGCGTTCTTGGACCAATACTTGACGACGTTGCTAAAGAATTAGGCGAAAAAGCTCAAATCGTAAAAGTTAACGTTGATGACAATCCTGAGCTAGCTCAAAAGTATGGTATCCGTGGGATCCCAACAATGATCTTCTTCAAGAATGGTCAAGCTGCAAAAACTCTTGTTGGAGTTCAAGCAAAAGACGAAATCAAAAAATCTCTAGAAGAGATGGCATAA
- a CDS encoding alpha/beta hydrolase, whose translation MKTITKIALVGLFSFTTFQAMSREYVNEIGIYTKDEFILRQPAQTAEIMDQFQKEAPEKNIIIYIHGRGRAIDEKWDTLKPLEDTYNAKIIMFHWQSWSSMTSRPTDKASDAIDELAEVFKQIKDYKEANPEIFQHKKISLLTHSMGNVVFRDYVEKHYKHDLNDAAGHPLFNTWVSVGADVGLTDHKDWVAAIDFVGKKYITMNDGDFVLRSSYMLDLKALKPQYYKLGLGFRDLHLTKKTIAKYTSPDTTYIDLSKSLSTHHRYFDSKTVLMYKVFNPILNGEDFKPEYLGVKFKEFNGNMFYVND comes from the coding sequence ATGAAAACAATCACAAAAATTGCTTTAGTCGGTTTATTCAGTTTTACAACATTCCAAGCGATGTCTAGGGAATATGTAAATGAAATTGGAATATACACCAAAGATGAATTCATTCTTCGCCAACCAGCTCAGACAGCGGAGATCATGGATCAGTTTCAGAAAGAAGCTCCTGAGAAAAACATCATCATCTATATACACGGCCGTGGACGTGCAATTGACGAGAAGTGGGACACCCTAAAACCATTAGAAGATACATACAACGCTAAGATAATTATGTTTCACTGGCAGTCGTGGTCATCTATGACATCGAGACCTACTGATAAGGCCTCGGATGCGATTGATGAGCTCGCTGAAGTCTTTAAACAAATTAAAGATTATAAAGAAGCAAATCCGGAAATCTTTCAACATAAAAAGATCTCTCTGCTAACTCACAGTATGGGAAATGTCGTGTTCCGTGATTATGTTGAAAAACATTATAAACATGATCTTAATGATGCTGCCGGACACCCTCTCTTTAATACCTGGGTTTCAGTTGGAGCAGACGTCGGCCTTACTGATCACAAAGATTGGGTAGCTGCTATTGATTTCGTTGGAAAAAAATACATTACAATGAATGATGGAGACTTCGTATTGAGATCATCTTATATGCTAGATCTCAAAGCTCTTAAACCACAATACTACAAACTTGGACTTGGTTTTAGAGACCTGCACTTAACAAAAAAAACCATTGCTAAGTACACTTCGCCAGATACAACCTATATTGATCTCTCGAAATCTCTTAGTACACACCATAGATATTTTGATTCAAAAACAGTTCTTATGTATAAAGTCTTCAATCCGATTTTAAATGGTGAAGACTTTAAACCAGAATACTTAGGTGTAAAATTTAAAGAGTTTAACGGGAATATGTTTTACGTGAACGACTAG